Proteins from a genomic interval of Deltaproteobacteria bacterium:
- a CDS encoding tetratricopeptide repeat protein: MLWLVAVGADGQASLSWASEAGEIFLARGTKFYLDGKYREAREQLLEADAVDPQNAEVKLLLGITSFALRDYPQARVALTEALNINPQVPRGKLYLGATLYYLGQYDEARRWLEDAKAETPQEGLVHYYLGLCAYQKNRPEVALSALTTGYGLAPEYAPAFRVYEMALSAPRREPERPFDLTLYTGIEYDDNVKVLPDQTVLPFMKTAKHKADWRIPIMARGEYRPIRTDNMVMGLRYTGYYGINMNLDQFNFFDNLAEIYLRYYRGRLMIEPSYGYNLTFWHEERFSQFHNAGLRLSLIETPILTGDLTYLFQDRSFRYTVTPDYKRSGYLHQVGLYQTLALGAKGAWRVGGIWERELADGVNWSGHTYRVLTELSYMFPYQILAWVSFEYGRTNCDNNDTFFGYRRHDNYYEVIFQLRRPVTDYLDVIAGYIHVSQQSNIPDFEYDRNIYQILMSMSF, encoded by the coding sequence ATGTTGTGGTTAGTTGCGGTTGGCGCCGATGGGCAAGCCAGTCTTTCCTGGGCCTCAGAGGCAGGAGAAATCTTTCTGGCTCGAGGAACCAAGTTCTATTTGGACGGTAAATATCGTGAAGCTCGGGAACAATTGCTTGAGGCGGATGCAGTCGACCCCCAAAATGCCGAAGTCAAGCTATTATTAGGGATAACTTCCTTTGCTCTGCGGGACTACCCCCAGGCCCGAGTGGCTTTAACTGAAGCGTTAAATATCAACCCGCAGGTTCCTCGGGGCAAGCTTTACTTGGGAGCAACTTTATATTATCTGGGGCAGTATGATGAAGCCCGGCGTTGGTTAGAGGATGCCAAAGCCGAGACCCCCCAGGAAGGCTTGGTCCATTACTATCTAGGGCTTTGCGCCTATCAAAAAAACCGACCTGAAGTGGCGTTATCAGCATTAACCACAGGTTATGGTTTGGCCCCCGAATATGCCCCTGCCTTTCGAGTCTATGAAATGGCTTTATCAGCTCCGCGTCGGGAGCCCGAGCGGCCTTTTGACCTGACTCTATACACTGGCATTGAGTATGATGACAATGTCAAGGTCCTTCCCGATCAGACGGTTTTACCTTTTATGAAAACTGCCAAACATAAGGCCGACTGGCGTATCCCAATCATGGCGCGGGGTGAATACCGGCCGATCAGAACCGATAACATGGTTATGGGCCTGCGCTATACCGGCTATTATGGCATCAATATGAATCTAGATCAGTTTAACTTCTTTGACAATCTGGCTGAAATTTATTTAAGATACTACCGTGGACGCTTAATGATTGAACCTTCGTATGGTTATAATCTGACCTTCTGGCATGAAGAACGTTTTTCGCAATTTCATAATGCTGGATTACGACTGAGTTTGATAGAAACTCCCATCCTGACCGGGGACCTGACTTACCTTTTCCAGGACCGTAGTTTCCGCTATACGGTGACCCCGGATTACAAGCGCAGTGGCTATTTACATCAGGTCGGACTGTATCAGACCCTCGCCCTGGGAGCCAAGGGGGCATGGCGGGTTGGCGGTATCTGGGAGCGGGAACTGGCCGATGGGGTAAATTGGTCGGGCCATACTTATCGAGTTCTTACTGAATTATCCTATATGTTCCCTTATCAAATTCTCGCCTGGGTTTCCTTTGAATACGGCCGTACCAACTGCGACAACAACGATACCTTCTTTGGCTACCGGCGGCATGATAATTATTATGAGGTAATTTTCCAATTACGCCGCCCGGTGACTGACTATTTAGATGTTATTGCTGGTTATATTCACGTCAGCCAGCAGTCCAACATCCCCGATTTTGAATATGACCGAAACATCTACCAGATATTGATGTCCATGAGCTTTTAG
- the glgA gene encoding glycogen synthase GlgA has product MTKELTVLFVTPEAVPFAKTGGLADVAGTLPLALQRQGLKLQVVMPLYGMIKQGKHSLSLVAENLKAILGQNLLEFNLFTADSGGVPFYFVERDEFYERSQLYGTSRGDYFDNLERYTFLARSVLPICLALNLKPDIIHCHDWQSALVPVYLKTDWSWLEPVADSASVFTIHNLAYQGLFDRAKFPLLGLNWSLFSMDGLEYYDRINFLKGGIVYADTITTVSRQYSQEIQTPEFGYGLEGVLQSRAEVLTGIVNGVDYRDWDPATDPLLVANYDPSNLAGKAKNKKALMEKFSLEAKLAAAPLLGMISRLADQKGFDLVAEVLPQLMAQEVTLVILGTGEEKYHQLLTQEARKYPGKLGVKIAYDNALAHLIEAGADMFLMPSRYEPCGLNQIYSMKYGTIPVVRATGGLVDTVEPVDPTKGTGTGFRFKEYEPEAFLAALRQALRAYQNKSLWTKLMHNAMAQDFSWESSAKAYIELYHQTLSRKQIEIRRSS; this is encoded by the coding sequence ATGACCAAAGAATTGACCGTGTTGTTTGTTACCCCGGAAGCAGTACCGTTTGCTAAAACCGGTGGCCTGGCCGATGTTGCAGGCACCTTACCTTTAGCCCTGCAACGCCAGGGGCTAAAGTTGCAGGTCGTCATGCCACTTTATGGCATGATTAAACAGGGAAAGCATTCCCTTTCTCTGGTGGCCGAAAACCTCAAGGCCATTTTAGGTCAGAACCTGTTGGAATTTAACCTGTTTACCGCTGATTCGGGAGGAGTGCCCTTTTACTTTGTGGAAAGGGATGAATTCTATGAACGCAGCCAGTTGTACGGCACGTCCCGGGGAGATTATTTCGATAATTTAGAGCGTTATACCTTCCTGGCCCGCAGTGTGTTGCCCATCTGCCTGGCGTTGAATCTTAAGCCGGATATCATCCATTGCCATGACTGGCAATCGGCTCTGGTGCCGGTTTACCTGAAAACTGACTGGTCCTGGCTGGAACCGGTAGCCGACAGTGCCTCGGTCTTTACCATTCACAACCTGGCCTATCAAGGGCTTTTCGACCGCGCCAAGTTCCCCTTGCTCGGCCTGAATTGGTCGCTGTTTTCCATGGACGGCCTGGAATATTATGATCGCATCAATTTCTTAAAAGGCGGCATTGTTTACGCGGATACCATCACTACCGTGAGTCGCCAGTATAGTCAGGAGATTCAAACCCCAGAGTTCGGCTATGGGCTGGAAGGGGTATTGCAATCCCGGGCCGAGGTGCTGACCGGCATTGTAAATGGCGTGGATTACCGGGATTGGGACCCGGCGACCGATCCCTTGCTGGTAGCCAATTACGATCCCAGCAATCTGGCCGGCAAGGCAAAGAACAAAAAGGCCCTGATGGAGAAATTTAGCCTGGAGGCCAAACTGGCCGCGGCCCCCTTATTGGGCATGATCTCGCGCCTGGCCGATCAGAAAGGCTTTGACCTGGTGGCCGAGGTGCTGCCGCAACTGATGGCCCAAGAAGTCACTCTGGTCATCCTAGGCACTGGAGAAGAAAAGTATCATCAGCTCCTGACCCAAGAGGCCCGGAAATACCCTGGCAAATTAGGGGTAAAAATCGCCTATGATAATGCTCTGGCCCACCTGATCGAAGCCGGGGCGGATATGTTTCTTATGCCCTCTCGCTATGAACCCTGCGGCCTGAATCAGATTTATTCCATGAAATACGGCACCATCCCGGTGGTTCGGGCTACCGGCGGGCTGGTGGATACTGTTGAGCCAGTTGATCCAACCAAGGGGACCGGAACCGGTTTCCGATTCAAGGAGTATGAACCGGAAGCCTTTCTGGCCGCTCTGCGACAAGCCCTTCGGGCCTATCAGAATAAATCCTTGTGGACTAAATTGATGCACAATGCCATGGCTCAGGATTTTTCCTGGGAAAGCTCGGCTAAGGCCTACATAGAACTTTATCACCAGACTCTGAGCCGAAAACAAATCGAGATCAGGAGGTCCTCATGA
- a CDS encoding NYN domain-containing protein, with amino-acid sequence MANNKVGVYVDSMNIVRNGGYGMRYEVLRRFASRNGDEVVRLNAYVAIDEERASSDPNYKATLNFISTLRDLGFKVIEKPIRWFTDESGRTYGKANADMDMALDIISQSDRLDIVYLLTGDGDFCNVVTMIQNKGCRVELIAFSNVSATLRREADLFVSGYLIPGLSPTQPPQPGGPRWGEPGSRVRGVCTKYLPDKAYGFLRFMHSLGKLWVTDTRQGDSPYSSVFFMEKDLPAGIYPEDLPSRDHIFEFTLVEGEKGFIASDIILVYQYHS; translated from the coding sequence ATGGCAAACAATAAGGTAGGAGTTTATGTAGATTCCATGAATATTGTCCGCAATGGCGGCTATGGTATGCGGTATGAGGTACTTAGAAGATTTGCCAGCCGCAACGGCGACGAAGTGGTCCGTCTCAATGCTTACGTCGCCATTGATGAGGAACGGGCCAGTTCAGATCCCAATTACAAGGCCACCCTCAATTTTATTTCCACCCTGCGCGACCTCGGGTTTAAAGTCATTGAAAAACCGATCCGCTGGTTCACCGATGAATCCGGCCGGACCTATGGCAAGGCCAACGCGGATATGGATATGGCCCTGGATATCATCTCCCAATCGGATCGATTGGATATTGTCTATCTGCTTACCGGTGACGGTGATTTCTGTAATGTGGTTACTATGATCCAGAATAAAGGGTGTCGGGTTGAGTTGATTGCCTTTTCCAATGTTTCCGCTACCTTGCGCCGGGAAGCAGACCTGTTTGTTTCGGGCTACCTGATCCCCGGCCTGTCGCCCACCCAACCGCCCCAGCCTGGCGGCCCCCGCTGGGGCGAGCCCGGAAGCCGGGTCCGGGGGGTGTGCACCAAGTATCTTCCCGATAAGGCCTATGGTTTTCTCCGTTTTATGCATAGCCTGGGTAAACTCTGGGTCACCGATACGCGTCAGGGAGATTCTCCCTATTCTTCGGTATTCTTCATGGAGAAGGACCTGCCTGCGGGTATTTATCCCGAGGATTTGCCCAGCCGTGATCACATATTTGAATTTACTCTGGTAGAAGGGGAAAAAGGCTTCATCGCCTCCGACATCATCCTGGTTTATCAGTATCACTCTTAA
- the hrcA gene encoding heat-inducible transcription repressor HrcA, producing MGTLGERDTAVLNTVITQYIKTGEPVGSRTVAKKSGLFLSPATIRNLMVDLEERGLLTQPHTSAGRIPTPLGFRYYVDYILPTQDLGLAIRQQIASGFVPPATETHDLLRQTSRILSVVSGHLAIVRTPRLASTRIRHIQFINLGGRNILVVLVSHEGLVLNRFIESEDKFSQDQLDKFSRYLNSLLQNLTLLEARSRVVVQMKEEKTLFDTMLSQALSLSQQALQDEEGDELYIEGTSQILDYPEFANIDKMRALFKAFEEKHHLIKLLDRSLEAQGVQVFISPGDNFPDIELSLVASPYQRAQSPVGSLAVVGPMRMDYARVVPVVKYTAYLVSDLLDKLKL from the coding sequence ATGGGAACCCTGGGAGAAAGGGATACCGCAGTTCTAAATACTGTGATAACCCAATATATCAAGACCGGGGAGCCGGTCGGCTCTCGGACGGTGGCGAAAAAGTCGGGGCTGTTTCTCAGCCCGGCGACTATCCGTAACCTAATGGTTGATCTCGAGGAGCGTGGTTTATTGACCCAACCCCATACCTCGGCCGGTCGCATCCCCACTCCTTTGGGTTTTCGCTATTATGTAGATTATATTTTGCCCACCCAAGATCTGGGATTAGCCATTCGCCAACAGATCGCAAGTGGCTTTGTGCCCCCGGCTACCGAGACTCATGACTTGCTCCGCCAGACCTCGCGCATCTTATCGGTGGTCTCCGGACACCTGGCCATAGTACGGACGCCGCGGTTGGCCTCCACCAGGATCCGACATATTCAGTTCATTAACTTAGGCGGCAGAAATATCCTGGTGGTGTTGGTGTCGCACGAGGGCCTGGTGCTAAACCGGTTTATTGAAAGTGAGGATAAATTTAGCCAGGACCAACTGGACAAGTTCAGCCGCTATCTTAACAGCCTGTTGCAAAATTTGACTCTGCTTGAGGCCCGGAGTCGAGTGGTAGTCCAGATGAAGGAAGAAAAAACTCTTTTTGATACCATGCTTTCCCAGGCTTTAAGTCTGAGTCAGCAGGCTCTGCAAGATGAGGAGGGCGACGAGTTATATATCGAGGGCACCAGCCAGATTCTGGATTATCCGGAGTTTGCTAATATTGATAAAATGCGGGCGCTGTTCAAAGCCTTTGAGGAGAAGCACCACTTAATCAAGCTTTTGGACCGGAGTCTGGAAGCTCAAGGAGTCCAGGTTTTTATCAGTCCCGGAGATAATTTCCCTGACATTGAGCTCAGTCTGGTGGCCTCTCCCTATCAACGCGCTCAATCCCCCGTAGGGTCCCTGGCTGTAGTGGGGCCGATGCGCATGGATTACGCCCGGGTAGTCCCGGTGGTTAAATATACTGCTTACCTGGTAAGTGACTTACTCGATAAATTGAAGTTGTAA
- the grpE gene encoding nucleotide exchange factor GrpE has protein sequence MTETRDNGSQTNDEQVEAATAETTEAGAEETEGVDRETILRQLEEKTQEAQQYYERMLRLAAEVENLKKRQERERTELVQFANESLIRELLPVVDNLELALEHSRQQDAPPAMVEGVEMVLRGFLQALAKFGVSQINALGEKFDPAYHNAVMQQEDSEAEDQTIIQELQKGYLLQNRLLRPTMVVVARNTSGTATQANVNK, from the coding sequence ATGACTGAAACCAGGGATAATGGCTCCCAAACCAACGACGAACAGGTCGAAGCAGCAACCGCTGAAACCACTGAGGCTGGGGCAGAAGAAACAGAAGGAGTTGATCGGGAAACCATTCTCCGACAATTAGAGGAAAAGACCCAAGAGGCCCAGCAATATTATGAAAGAATGCTGCGGCTGGCCGCAGAAGTGGAAAATCTAAAAAAACGTCAGGAGCGGGAACGGACCGAATTGGTCCAGTTTGCCAATGAATCCTTGATTAGGGAGCTTTTGCCGGTAGTGGATAATCTGGAATTGGCATTGGAACATAGCCGCCAACAGGACGCCCCCCCTGCCATGGTGGAGGGTGTCGAAATGGTGTTGCGGGGATTTCTCCAAGCACTGGCCAAGTTTGGCGTCTCCCAAATTAACGCCTTGGGAGAAAAATTTGATCCAGCCTATCACAATGCCGTAATGCAACAAGAAGATTCCGAGGCCGAGGATCAGACCATTATTCAAGAGCTCCAGAAGGGATATCTTTTGCAGAATAGGCTCCTGAGACCGACAATGGTGGTTGTGGCCCGCAATACTTCCGGGACTGCCACCCAAGCCAATGTTAACAAATAA
- the dnaK gene encoding molecular chaperone DnaK, with translation MAKVIGIDLGTTNSCVAIMEGGEPKVIPNVEGSRTTPSVVAFTDSGERLVGQVAKRQAVTNPQNTVFSVKRLIGRKFSDPEVQRDIKILPYKIVQADNGDAHVEIQGKQHSPAEISSMILGKMKQTAEEYLGEKVTDAVVTVPAYFNDSQRQATKDAGRIAGLNVLRIINEPTAASLAYGLDKKKDEKIAVFDLGGGTFDISILEIGEGVFEVKSTNGNTHLGGDDFDQRVIEYLADEFRKDQGIDLRQDRMALQRLKEAAEKAKMELSTSLETEINLPFITADASGPKHMVLKLTRAKLESLVDDLIEKVVEPCRIALKDANLSAPDIDEIILVGGMTRMPKVQQKVKEIFGKEPHKGVNPDEVVAIGAAIQGGVLKGEVKDVLLLDVTPLSLGIETLGGVFTKLIEKNTTIPTKRSQIFSTAADNQPAVSIHVLQGEREMAEDNKTLGRFELVGIPPAPRGVPQIEVTFDIDANGIVHVSAKDLGTGREQSIKITASSGLTEEEIKRLTKDAELHAEEDKRKRQLAEARNQADSLIYTTEKSLTELGDKVDSVTKSDITGKIDRLKQAMAGTDIDEIKRLSDELMKSSHKLAEQIYAQTAGPRGEEAAGAQEKPKGPEEEVVEAEFEEVK, from the coding sequence ATGGCTAAAGTAATTGGCATTGATTTAGGAACCACTAACTCCTGTGTAGCAATTATGGAGGGGGGGGAGCCGAAAGTTATTCCTAATGTGGAGGGTAGCCGCACCACCCCCTCGGTGGTGGCCTTTACGGATAGCGGCGAACGTCTGGTCGGTCAGGTTGCCAAGCGGCAGGCGGTGACCAATCCGCAAAATACCGTATTTTCGGTCAAACGGTTGATCGGTCGGAAATTCAGTGATCCCGAGGTCCAAAGGGACATCAAAATCTTGCCGTATAAGATCGTTCAGGCCGATAATGGTGATGCGCATGTGGAGATTCAGGGCAAACAGCATAGCCCGGCGGAAATCTCTTCCATGATCCTCGGCAAAATGAAACAAACCGCCGAAGAGTATCTGGGAGAAAAGGTTACCGATGCAGTGGTTACCGTCCCGGCTTACTTTAACGACTCGCAGCGTCAGGCCACTAAAGATGCCGGCCGCATCGCCGGACTCAATGTCCTCAGAATCATCAATGAGCCCACCGCGGCATCTCTGGCTTATGGTCTGGACAAGAAAAAAGATGAGAAAATTGCCGTCTTTGACCTGGGCGGAGGAACCTTCGATATCTCCATCCTGGAGATCGGTGAAGGGGTTTTCGAAGTTAAATCGACCAACGGCAATACTCATCTGGGCGGGGATGATTTTGATCAGCGGGTCATCGAGTACCTCGCCGACGAATTCCGCAAGGACCAGGGCATTGATTTGCGCCAGGACCGGATGGCTTTACAGCGCCTCAAGGAAGCCGCGGAAAAGGCCAAAATGGAACTCTCGACCTCCTTGGAGACCGAGATCAACTTACCGTTCATCACGGCGGACGCTTCTGGTCCCAAGCATATGGTGCTCAAACTGACCCGGGCCAAACTGGAGTCCCTGGTCGATGACCTGATCGAAAAGGTGGTCGAGCCTTGCCGGATTGCCCTTAAGGATGCCAACCTGTCGGCCCCGGACATTGATGAGATCATTCTGGTCGGGGGCATGACCCGCATGCCCAAGGTCCAACAAAAAGTCAAAGAGATCTTTGGCAAAGAACCTCATAAAGGCGTTAACCCCGATGAGGTTGTGGCCATCGGCGCCGCTATCCAGGGCGGGGTTCTGAAAGGGGAAGTCAAAGATGTGCTGTTGTTGGATGTCACACCTCTCTCCTTGGGCATTGAAACCCTGGGTGGAGTATTTACCAAGCTGATCGAGAAGAACACCACCATTCCGACCAAACGCAGCCAGATCTTTTCGACCGCCGCCGACAACCAACCCGCGGTGAGCATCCATGTGCTCCAGGGAGAACGGGAGATGGCGGAAGATAACAAGACCCTGGGCCGATTTGAGTTGGTGGGGATTCCTCCTGCGCCTCGGGGGGTGCCCCAGATCGAAGTGACCTTTGATATCGACGCCAACGGGATAGTCCATGTTTCGGCCAAAGATCTGGGTACTGGGAGGGAGCAGTCGATCAAAATCACCGCGTCCAGCGGTCTGACCGAGGAGGAGATCAAACGGCTGACTAAGGATGCTGAACTTCATGCTGAGGAAGATAAACGCAAGCGACAGTTGGCCGAGGCCCGGAATCAGGCTGATTCTCTAATCTATACCACTGAAAAAAGCCTGACGGAATTGGGTGATAAAGTGGACTCCGTCACCAAATCCGATATTACAGGTAAGATCGATCGCCTCAAACAGGCCATGGCCGGTACCGATATCGACGAAATCAAAAGGCTCAGCGATGAGCTGATGAAATCCTCTCACAAGTTGGCCGAACAGATCTATGCTCAAACCGCGGGCCCACGGGGAGAAGAGGCAGCCGGAGCTCAGGAAAAGCCCAAAGGCCCCGAAGAAGAAGTAGTGGAAGCCGAATTCGAGGAAGTTAAATAA